In Gossypium raimondii isolate GPD5lz chromosome 12, ASM2569854v1, whole genome shotgun sequence, a single window of DNA contains:
- the LOC105762703 gene encoding mitochondrial phosphate carrier protein 1, mitochondrial: MKRAERSFREEFSPGYYGICTVGGMLSAGTTHLAVTPLDVLKVNMQVNPIKYSSISSGFSALWREQGPSSLWRGWSGKLFGYGVQGGCRFGLYEYFKELYSNVLADQDKTFIFFLSSASAQVFADVALCPFEAIKVRVQTQRTFAKGLADGFPKLYKTEGLAGFYKGLCPLWGRNLPFSMIMFSTFEHSVDFIYGSIIKQRKQDCSRAQQLGVTCLAGYAAGAVGTVVSNPADVVVSSLYNKKAENVLQAVRKIGFVNLFTRSLPVRITLVGPVITLQWFFYDTIKVLCGLPTSGGLNRQLQEANLSS, encoded by the exons atgaaaagggCGGAGAGGAGTTTCCGTGAGGAGTTTTCACCTGGGTATTATGGGATTTGTACTGTTGGAGGAATGCTGAGTGCTGGGACTACTCATCTTGCTGTTACACCTCTTGATGTCTTGAAAGTAAATATGCAG GTGAATCCAATCAAGTATAGCAGCATATCATCAGGATTCTCTGCCCTTTGGAGAGAGCAGGGGCCATCTTCTCTTTGGAGAGGTTGGTCTGGCAAGTTATTTGGATATGGTGTTCAAGGGGGCTGCAGATTTGGTCTTTATGAATACTTTAAGGAGCTTTATTCCAATGTTTTGGCTGATCAGGACAAGACTTTCATATTCTTTCTCAGCAGTGCATCTGCTCAAGTATTTGCTGATGTGGCTCTCTGTCCTTTCGAGGCCATTAAAGTTCGTGTTCAGACGCAGCGCACTTTCGCTAAGGGTTTGGCTGATGGATTTCCTAAACTTTATAAAACAGAAGGGCTTGCTGG CTTCTACAAGGGACTTTGCCCACTTTGGGGCCGCAATCTTCCAT TCTCGATGATAATGTTCTCAACCTTTGAGCATTCAGTGGACTTTATCTATGGAAGTATCATTAAACAGAGAAAACAAGATTGTTCCAGGGCTCAACAACTTGGTGTCACATGCTTAGCAGGGTATGCAGCTGGAGCAGTTGGTACTGTAGTCTCTAACCCGGCTGATGTCGTTGTTTCTTCTCTTTACAACAAAAAGGCTGAAAACGTGTTGCAG GCTGTTAGAAAGATCGGGTTTGTTAACCTTTTTACTAGAAGTCTTCCCGTACGCATCACACTTGTTGGACCTGTTATTACTCTGCAATGGTTTTTCTATGACACCATCAAAGTGCTTTGTGGACT GCCTACAAGCGGAGGACTCAATAGGCAACTTCAAGAAGCCAATTTATCATCTTAA